The DNA sequence TGATAAATAACATTCTTGAGCTTGATAAATCTAATAAGCACTATGTTAATTAAATTACTCTAAAAAGTATATGCGTATGAACAATAGATTTTCTAAAAATGTTTAGAAGATACATGTGCGCATACCTGGTGCCATGTATCCAAATGTGCCTGCAAGCACACTCCAATGTGATGAATTGGGTTTTAGCAGTCTAGAAATACCAAAGTCTGAAATGCAAGCCTTGTACTCTTCATTTAGAAGAATATTGTTGCTGGTTATGTCTCGATGAACGATAGGTGGAGCACAATCATGATGCAAGTAAGATAAAGCTTGAGCAATGTCTCTTACAATGCCAACTCTTTTGATCCAATCTAACTCCATGGCTTCCTGCTCAGATCTTAGACTAGCACACAAGCATCCTCTCTCCATATACTCATAAGCAAGAAAGCTAAATTCAGTAGTCGAGCAGAAACCATAAAACCTCACTATATTTCGATGCAAGATTTCAGTTAgcatttgtatttcatttcgGAAAGCTTGCTGCACCACATGACCTTCTTGctcttgaattttcttgataGCAAGTGTCTCTCCTGTTGATAGTGCCGCTTTATAGACTACACTGCTAGCTCCGACACCAATTCGATACTTCTCATCAAAATTTTCAGTTGCTCGAATGATCTCTTGGTATGCTTCTTTCCCATGATTAACTCTCCAAATGGAGAAAAAATGTCCGCCGAATACTTCGCTAGTTTTCTTTGTAGGGAGTCTCTTTCTCTTGTAATAAAGCAATGTGATTATTCCAACCACtagaaataagagaaataacatgataaatatCAGAAGAACAATCAAGAGAATGACTTTGCCTTGTTTCTTGGCTTGCTCTGCCCTTAACGAAGGGGATTTGATTACATAGAGGTAAACCATGCACTCTACCACATAAGCCTTTATTGTGGATAAACCACACAATTGGAgctctttgaaaaaaatagttatctGGAATTGGACCCTCTAGAGAATTATTAGATAAATCCAATGATGACAAGCCTTTCATGAATTGAAAAGAAGATGGAATGTGACCAATCAACTCATTATGTGATAAATTCAACTCTCGCAACTCGATTAATTTGCTAAGTTGCGGTGGTATTTCTCCTGCGAAAAAATTATTGCTCAAGTCTAGAACTTCATGCATGTTCAAATTACCAAGTTGAAAAGGGATGGCTCCGCTTAGTTCATTATTGCACAACTTGAGCAAGTTCAATTTAAAGCAATTCTCTAATCTTGCTAGTATTTCTCCTGTCAAATTGTTGCTTGATAAATCTAgaatttctaatgaagatagATCCCCAAACTCTGGCGGTATGGTTCCTGTGAGATGATTGTTGTTCATATTTAACTGAAACATGTAAGATAATTTGCCAAACTCTCTTGGGATCTTCCCCACTAGATTATTTGATGAGATGTCAAGCACACGCAGCTTCAACAATTGACCGATCTCCAAAGGTATTAGTCCACTAATTCTGTTGTCTGAGATTTTAAGGCTTGTCAAGTTGAGACATGCTCCCCAAGATGGTGACAAAGTGCCAGACAATTTGTTAAAACTTAGATCAACATAATCCAAATGCGGATGAACACCAAAACTTTTAGAAACATCTCCAGTGAATTGATTTCTTTCAAGCCTGACCCTCACTAATTTTGTGGCATTTTTCAAACTTAAAGGAACAAGACcttgaaaattattatatccTAGAGCAATAACCTCAAGTAAGCCGCCTCTGAAAAGGTCGACGGCAAAACACCAGAAAAACTATTGTTGAACAAGtcaaagtaaaacaaatttGTGATGTTTGCAATTTCACAAGGTAATGAACCAGATAAAAAATTGTTGAATAAGCGCAAATCTATTAGACCTTTCAAAAGTCCAAGAGATGAAGGGATTGAACTGGAAAGCTGATTGTCAAAAAGCCACAAATTTTTAAGCATGATCAAGTGTCTAAAGCTAGAAGGAATGGATCCAGATATTTTATTCTCGCTGAGTGCTAAACATTCAAGTTTGGTCAAGTTTCCTATACTTTGTGGGATAGAACCATCTATTCCGTTCAAGGCTATGTCCAACTCTTTTAGACTTTTAAAATTACCTATCTCATGAGGAATGGAGCCAGTAATGTTATTGTCCCATAGAAGCAAAAACTCAAGCATGGTCAAGTTGCCTAAACTGGGTGGGATTTGGCCTTGTAAGttgttttaataaatagctAAACTTTTTAACTTGATAAGATTTCCTAGAACAGAAGGAATGGACCCACTGATGTTATTGTCCCTCAAGGAAAATATTTCAAGCTCGGTTAAGTTTCCTAAAATGGGTGGGATGGTGCCTGTTATATGGTTGTTAGAGATCTCAAACTCATTGAGATTCAATAGATTTCCAATCTCATGTGAAATGGAGCCATTGAGG is a window from the Dioscorea cayenensis subsp. rotundata cultivar TDr96_F1 chromosome 2, TDr96_F1_v2_PseudoChromosome.rev07_lg8_w22 25.fasta, whole genome shotgun sequence genome containing:
- the LOC120275118 gene encoding MDIS1-interacting receptor like kinase 2-like, whose amino-acid sequence is MTTASKIDSQQVRALLQWKATLQTKHLLNTWTFEANPCNWTGITCRVLNSNKANPTTITKIQLGNIGLKGKLKTLNFSALPSLRVLNLSSNHLDGFIPPSISSLSKLTILDLSTNNLTGIIPSELGSLTRLNTLRLYENQISGSIPPSLGNLTRLVVLFLYNNKLSGTIPLELGKLKNLEWLIICQNFLVGSIPPVLGNLTKLNYFYLWGNYLNGSISHEIGNLLNLNEFEISNNHITGTIPPILGNLTELEIFSLRDNNISGSIPSLSSSIPSSLGLLKGLIDLRLFNNFLSGSLPCEIANITNLFYFDLFNNSFSGVLPSTFSEAAYLSLKNATKLVRVRLERNQFTGDVSKSFGVHPHLDYVDLSFNKLSGTLSPSWGACLNLTSLKISDNRISGLIPLEIGQLLKLRVLDISSNNLVGKIPREFGKLSYMFQLNMNNNHLTGTIPPEFGDLSSLEILDLSSNNLTGEILARLENCFKLNLLKLCNNELSGAIPFQLGNLNMHEVLDLSNNFFAGEIPPQLSKLIELRELNLSHNELIGHIPSSFQFMKGLSSLDLSNNSLEGPIPDNYFFQRAPIVWFIHNKGLCGRVHGLPLLVGIITLLYYKRKRLPTKKTSEVFGGHFFSIWRVNHGKEAYQEIIRATENFDEKYRIGVGASSVVYKAALSTGETLAIKKIQEQEGHVVQQAFRNEIQMLTEILHRNIVRFYGFCSTTEFSFLAYEYMERGCLCASLRSEQEAMELDWIKRVGIVRDIAQALSYLHHDCAPPIVHRDITSNNILLNEEYKACISDFGISRLLKPNSSHWSVLAGTFGYMAPELAYVMRVTEKCDVYSFGIVALEVIHGMHPGDLLNNLSSSMLVKDILDPCVPLHIADQVATSQVLSVICMAMQCINTNPQSRPTMNQVSQRLSSLKSSPLYNHPFGGLTVAQLMNEKHDDQMHSAV